One region of Takifugu flavidus isolate HTHZ2018 chromosome 14, ASM371156v2, whole genome shotgun sequence genomic DNA includes:
- the LOC130537095 gene encoding remodeling and spacing factor 1-like isoform X24: MAASAATASSSLGLCPNYAVICSFLERYGALLDLPELTFPQLERYLQDTSSVPKLLVDLHVKLLRKIGKSVSADRWEKYLVKVCQEFNTTWAWELEQKGYKEMQTECKAAILKYLCECQFDENVKFKTAINEEDPDKMRILPIGRDKDGQMYWFQLDQDDNVRVYVEEQDDLDGSSWKCIVKTRNDLAEVVALLKTQIDPELLKREQENMAESEKKENTEGEVKKSESSSDEDSRDGDVKCSVSQKVDWADNGVSQNSVIEGNVEAESCSEKPPADVNMCDKNLIIKKEPPDISDRKPNKETMAVSIKSENGEEVKTNGEVKKISPEGIQQALKTQEQAKIPLKKRGMKFSEDFDKNSNIIVPNPSLHHGNECAKTELAPEQAGKTLGVNDHVNGDVQAQAEKEPQSDSKPKETVRMEQENSPSEAKNEGLTEKPSAAAPVEAPAVAPVEAPAVAPAVAPEEAPAVAPEEAPAAAPVVAPEVAPAVAPVVAPAVAPEEAPAAAPEVAPVVAPAAAPEVAPVVAPAVAPVVASVEAPVEASVVAPVVAPEEAPAAAPEVAPEVAPAVAPAAAPEVAPVVAPEVAPVVVPAVAPEVAPEVAPEVAPEVAPAASPEVAPVVASEVAPVVAPAVAPEVAPAASPEVAPVVAPAASPEVAPAASPEVAPEVAPEVAPVVASEVASVVAPAASPEVAPVVASVVAPVVAPEVAPEVAPEVAPEVAPEVAPVVAPEVAPEVAPEGALVEAPAVAPAVAPEVAPVTVSATPILPKNSNNQREKSPNDHKHTRSPSLKPDERHSAEESDRTEGTKTTMKEGLIDTRGDIEGEKAETREPTDKPDVEMAEIQKGTSQEAKNAVKTAAEEMVTETNSAEAPEKVESSKVKTFDHGDAEGKASMASEKETSQHSEGTANSDGGIKEDSTVAGESKMWVEKPAGKEEPSHPSEGRNTVRQPDPRPSRTEEDGERKSLSSDNKDDANDKNAALPTLDPPAEANEDEEKLEEEMQNKAECKTKDGLSQTPSKPDAGNETEQQNKDEKKTEVCSLEETPVRTQARTKRPVHRRRAEVQMEDWPTDAESDANVGRSLRRSPRISRPTAKAVEIHDKVSQNTTPAEKPEDEKSAKEKEEEEELEEAKATQKKPREKKVDQEGQTKSKGRKRRRVRWSNTRTHRKKRSSEDDASDQESSEEEESEEEDDSDEDYKVERGRRRRNRNRERRSSDSSTSSDDDLPPNDDPCKHCGLPNHPELILLCDSCDSGYHTACLRPPLMIIPDGEWFCPPCQHKQLCDKLQEQLQNLDAALKKKERAERRKERLIYVGISVENIIAPSVEEEPKPEIIKEKKEVKKSKSWGRRSTRNKKSISYRFDEFDEAIEEAIEEDVKEAEGGGAGRGKDMSNITGHRGKDMSAILQADDGKENGQVPRPTAGQRRKKRRRLNDLDSDSTVDEEESEEEFCLSESSEEFVASDNESEAETGVESNHSEGSDTPHVTSRIRNVPQRRHSSRKRQRPSWYSDEEEESGEEEEDEIVTEGSSEFSDGDLDMSRRRSRRSRKAQVNYRETSESEGSQADTNRSKLKPRRRQESSDSEVSFSGDSEDESRGKRRAGSSEEDSRERRRRLALKRRRASEEDNSDDSSDDSSEEEDRPIRKRVNRIDSDDDEEEDTWVAKEAAEKADEESNLAGSKLEPPSSNGQGRIKSPEGHPPARDQLTNTEPPKNAGVTPAAPLAPNGVSGQDVAGQEDDEDDLLGVTDLVDYVCNNEDL; the protein is encoded by the exons ATGGCTGCTTCGGCGGCAACGGCGAGTTCTTCCCTTGGTTTGTGTCCTAATTATGCTGTGATTTGCTCCTTTCTGGAGCGTTACGGTGCTTTGCTGGACCTACCGGAGCTGACCTTTCCTCAGCTGGAGCGTTATCTGCAGGACACATCATCAG TTCCAAAGTTGCTGGTTGATCTCCATGTTAAGTTACTAAGGAAGATCGGCAAGTCGGTGTCAGCAGATAGGTGGGAGAAATATCTAGTAAAG GTGTGTCAGGAGTTTAATACAACATGGGCGTGGGAACTCGAACAGAAAGGATACAAGGAGATGCAAACAGAATGCAAAGCAGCCATTCTGAAA TACTTGTGTGAGTGCCAGTTTGATGAAAACGTGAAGTTTAAAACGGCCATCAATGAGGAAGACCCAGATAAGATGCGTATTCTGCCCATTGGCCGGGACAAAGATGGTCAGATGTACTGGTTTCAACTGGATCAAGATGACAATGTGCGCGTCTACGTGGAGGAACAGGACGATTTGGACGGGTCGTCCTGGAAGTGCATCGTCAA AACCAGAAACGACTTGGCTGAAGTGGTCGCTTTGCTCAAGACGCAAATTGATCCGGAGCTGCTAAAAAGGGAGCAGGAAAACATGGCAGAGTCTGAGAAGAAAGAGAACACGGAAG GTGAAGTTAAAAAGTCAGAGAGTTCGTCTGATGAAGACAGCAGAGACGGCGATGTTAAATGTTCTGTCTCACAGAAAGTTGACTGGGCTGACAACGGCGTCTCACAGAACAGCGTCATCGAGGGCAACGTCGAAGCGGAGTCGTGTTCAGAAAAACCCCCTGCGGATGTCAACATGTGCGACAAAAATCTGATCATTAAAAAAGAGCCGCCAGACATTTCTGACAGGAAGCCGAACAAAGAGACCATGGCTGTATCCATAAAGTCCGAGAATGGAGAAGAGGTGAAGACGAATGGAGAAGTTAAGAAGATCAGCCCTGAAGGGATCCAGCAAGCTCTCAAAACCCAGGAACAGGCCAAGATTCCTTTGAAAAAACGAGGGATGAAGTTTAGTGAAGACTTTGACAAAAACAGCAATATTATAGTCCCAAACCCATCCCTTCATCACGGGAACGAATGTGCAAAAACAGAGCTGGCCCCTGAGCAGGCGGGTAAGACGTTGGGCGTAAATGATCACGTTAACGGTGACGTCCAAGCCCAGGCAGAGAAAGAACCCCAGAGTGATTCAAAACCTAAAGAGACTGtgaggatggagcaggagaatTCACCTTCAGAGGCAAAAAATGAGGGTTTGACAGAAAAgccgtcagcagcagctccagtg GAGGCTCCAGCTGTAGCTCCAGTGGAGGCTCCAGCTGTAGCTCCAGCTGTAGCTCCAGAGGAGGCTCCAGCGGTGGCTCCAgaggaggctccagcagcagctccagtggtggctccagaggtggctccagctgtaGCTCCAGTGGTGGCTCCAGCTGTAGCTCCAgaggaggctccagcagcagctccagaggtggctccagtg gtagctccagcagcagctccagaggtggctccagTGGTGGCTCCAGCTGTAGCTCCAGTGGTGGCTTCAGTGGAGGCTCCAGTGGAGGCTTCAGTGGTGGCTCCAGTGGTGGCTCCAgaggaggctccagcagcagctccagaggtggctccagaggtggctccagcagtagctccagcagcagctccagaggtggctccagtggtggctccagaggtggctccagTGGTGGTTCCAGCAGTAGCTCCAGAGGTAGCTCCAGAGGTAgctccagaggtggctccagaggtggctccagcagcatctccggAGGTGGCTCCAGTGGTGGCTTCAGAGGTGGCTCCAGTGGTGGCTCCAGCAGTAgctccagaggtggctccagcagcatctccggaggtggctccagtggtggctccagcagcatctccagaggtggctccagcagcatctccagag gtggctccagaggtggctccagaggtggctccagTGGTGGCTTCAGAGGTGGCTTCAGTG GtagctccagcagcatctccggAGGTGGCTCCAGTGGTGGCTTCAGTGGTGGCTCCAGTGGTggctccagaggtggctccagaggtggctccagaggtggctccagaggtagctccagaggtggctccagTG GTAgctccagaggtggctccagAGGTAGCTCCAGAGGGGGCTCTGGTAGAGGCTCCAGCTGTAGCTCCAGCTGTAgctccagaggtggctccagTGACTGTGTCAGCGACGCCAATTTTGCCCAAAAACTCCAACAATCAACGTGAGAAAAGTCCCAATGACCACAAACACACTAGAAGTCCGAGTCTGAAACCTGATGAACGTCATTCAGCTGAGGAGTCAGATCGGACTGAAGGAACAAAGACGACGATGAAAGAAGGTTTAATCGACACAAGAGGAGACATTGAAGGAGAGAAAGCAGAAACCAGAGAACCCACAGACAAACCTGACGTTGAAATGGCAGAAATCCAAAAAGGGACCAGCCAAGAGGCCAAAAATGCTGTCAAAACTGCAGCCGAGGAAATGGTAACTGAAACAAACAGTgcagaagctccagaaaaggtggAATCTTCTAAGGTGAAAACATTCGACCACGGagatgcagaaggaaaagcCAGCATGGCCTCGGAGAAGGAAACATCCCAGCATTCAGAGGGAACAGCAAACTCTGACGGTGGAATCAAAGAGGACTCCACAGTTGCCGGCGAAAGTAAGATGTGGGTGGAAAAAcctgcaggaaaagaagaaccaTCTCATCCTTCGGAGGGGAGAAACACAGTGAGACAACCTGACCCAAGGCCTTCAAGgacagaagaagatggagagcgGAAGAGTCTGTCGTCGGACAACAAAGATGACGCCAACGATAAAAATGCAGCGCTCCCAACCCTAGATCCTCCAGCAGAGGCCAACGAAGATGAAGAGAAGCTAGAAGAGGAAATGCAGAACAAAGCTGAATGTAAAACCAAGGATGGTTTGTCACAGACGCCCTCCAAGCCTGATGCAGGAAACGAAACTGAGCAACAAAACAAGGACGAAAAGAAGACGGAGGTCTGCTCGCTCGAAGAGACGCCAGTCAGGACTCAGGCCAGAACTAAACGGCCGGTTCACCGCAGGCGAGCCGAAGTCCAGATGGAGGATTGGCCAACGGATGCCGAATCGGACGCTAACGTGGGCAGATCGCTGCGGAGATCCCCTAGAATCTCAAGACCAACTGCAAAGGCTGTAGAGATCCACGACAAAGTGAGCCAGAACACCACGCCGGCGGAGAAGCCGGAGGATGAGAAGAGCGcgaaggaaaaagaggaagaggaggagctggaggaagccaaGGCCACGCAGAAGAAACCAAGGGAGAAAAAGGTTGATCAGGAAGGTCAAACCAAGTCAAAG GGAAGGAAGCGGCGGAGGGTCCGATGGTCCAACACACGGACGCATCGCAAAAAGCGAAGCTCTGAAGATGACGCCAGCGACCAGGAGTCGagcgaagaggaggagagcgaagaAGAGGACGACAGTGACGAGGACTATAAGGTGGAGCGAGGCAGAAGGCGGCGGAATCGCAACCGGGAGCGACGCAGCTCGGACTCCTCCACATCCTCGGATGATGACCTACCTCCAAACGACGACCCCTGTAAACACTGTGGTCTTCCAAATCACCCTGAGCTG ATCTTACTGTGCGATTCCTGTGACAGCGGCTACCACACGGCCTGCCTGAGGCCCCCCCTCATGATCATCCCTGATGGCGAATGGTTCTGCCCGCCCTGTCAGCAC AAGCAGCTGTGCGACAAACTGCAAGAGCAACTGCAAAACCTGGACGCCGCGTTGAAGAAGAAggaaagagcagagaggag GAAAGAGCGATTGATCTACGTTGGAATTAGCGTTGAAAACATCATCGCCCCCTCG gtggaggaggagccaaAGCCCGAGAtcatcaaagagaagaaagaagtgaAGAAAAGCAAGAGCTGGGGTCGAAGGTCAACGAGGAACAAGAAATCCATCAGCTACAG GTTTGATGAATTTGATGAGGCGATCGAGGAGGCCATCGAGGAAGACGTGAAAGAAGCAGAAGGCGGAG GAGCAGGACGGGGCAAAGACATGTCCAACATCACCGGCCATCGAGGAAAAGACATGTCCGCCATCCTGCAGGCCGACGACGGAAAAGAGAACGGCCAGGTACCGCGACCCACCGCCGGGCAGCGCAGGAAGAAACGCCGGCGCCTGAACGACCTGGACAGTGACAGCACcgtggacgaggaggagagcgaggaagagTTTTGTCTAAGCGAAAG CTCAGAGGAGTTTGTCGCCTCCGACAATGAATCGGAGGCCGAAACGGGCGTAGAGTCCAACCACAGCGAAGGCAGCGACACGCCTCACGTGACATCGCGAATCAGAAACGTGCCGCAGCGCCGACACAGctccaggaagaggcagaggccGAGTTGGTACTCGGACGAAGaagaggagagtggagaggaagaggaagatgaaataG TGACCGAAGGCTCCAGCGAGTTTAGTGACGGAGATCTGGACATGAGTCGACGGCGTTCCCGGCGGAGTCGGAAGGCTCAGGTGAACTACAGAGAGACCTCCGAGTCTGAAGGTTCTCAGGCCGACACCAATCGGTCCAAGCTGAAACCCAGGAGACGGCAGGAGAGCTCTGACAGCGAAG tcaGTTTCTCCGGCGACTCTGAGGATGAGTccagggggaagaggagagcggGCTCTTCTGAGGAGGACTCCAGAGAACGACGCAGGAGGCTTGCGCTGAAACGGCGACGGGCCTCCGAAGAGGACAACTCTGACGACTCGTCCGACGACTcctcggaggaggaggatcggCCCATCCGCAAAAGAGTGAATCGCATCGACTCGGACgacgacgaggaggaggacacttGGGTGGCAAAGGAAGCCGCTGAGAAAGCGGATGAAGAATCAAACCTTGCAGGCAGTAAACTGGAGCCGCCGTCCAGTAACGGACAGGGTCGAATAAAGAGCCCTGAGGGGCACCCCCCCGCCAGAGACCAGCTCACGAATACGGAGCCGCCCAAAAACGCCGGCGTCACGCCAGCCGCCCCCTTAGCACCAAACGGCGTGTCCGGCCAAGACgtggcaggacaggaggacgacGAAGACGACCTGTTAGGAGTCACAGACCTCGTGGACTACGTCTGCAATAACGAAGACttgtaa
- the LOC130537095 gene encoding remodeling and spacing factor 1-like isoform X42, whose product MAASAATASSSLGLCPNYAVICSFLERYGALLDLPELTFPQLERYLQDTSSVPKLLVDLHVKLLRKIGKSVSADRWEKYLVKVCQEFNTTWAWELEQKGYKEMQTECKAAILKYLCECQFDENVKFKTAINEEDPDKMRILPIGRDKDGQMYWFQLDQDDNVRVYVEEQDDLDGSSWKCIVKTRNDLAEVVALLKTQIDPELLKREQENMAESEKKENTEGEVKKSESSSDEDSRDGDVKCSVSQKVDWADNGVSQNSVIEGNVEAESCSEKPPADVNMCDKNLIIKKEPPDISDRKPNKETMAVSIKSENGEEVKTNGEVKKISPEGIQQALKTQEQAKIPLKKRGMKFSEDFDKNSNIIVPNPSLHHGNECAKTELAPEQAGKTLGVNDHVNGDVQAQAEKEPQSDSKPKETVRMEQENSPSEAKNEGLTEKPSAAAPVEAPAVAPVEAPAVAPAVAPEEAPAVAPEEAPAAAPVVAPEVAPAVAPVVAPAVAPEEAPAAAPEVAPVVAPAAAPEVAPVVAPAVAPVVASVEAPVEASVVAPVVAPEEAPAAAPEVAPEVAPAVAPEVAPEVAPVVAPAASPEVAPAASPEVAPAASPEVAPVVAPAVAPEVAPEVAPEVAPVVASEVASVVAPAVAPEVAPEVAPAASPEVAPVVASVVAPVVAPEVAPEVAPEVAPEVAPEVAPVVAPEVAPEVAPEGALVEAPAVAPAVAPEVAPVTVSATPILPKNSNNQREKSPNDHKHTRSPSLKPDERHSAEESDRTEGTKTTMKEGLIDTRGDIEGEKAETREPTDKPDVEMAEIQKGTSQEAKNAVKTAAEEMVTETNSAEAPEKVESSKVKTFDHGDAEGKASMASEKETSQHSEGTANSDGGIKEDSTVAGESKMWVEKPAGKEEPSHPSEGRNTVRQPDPRPSRTEEDGERKSLSSDNKDDANDKNAALPTLDPPAEANEDEEKLEEEMQNKAECKTKDGLSQTPSKPDAGNETEQQNKDEKKTEVCSLEETPVRTQARTKRPVHRRRAEVQMEDWPTDAESDANVGRSLRRSPRISRPTAKAVEIHDKVSQNTTPAEKPEDEKSAKEKEEEEELEEAKATQKKPREKKVDQEGQTKSKGRKRRRVRWSNTRTHRKKRSSEDDASDQESSEEEESEEEDDSDEDYKVERGRRRRNRNRERRSSDSSTSSDDDLPPNDDPCKHCGLPNHPELILLCDSCDSGYHTACLRPPLMIIPDGEWFCPPCQHKQLCDKLQEQLQNLDAALKKKERAERRKERLIYVGISVENIIAPSVEEEPKPEIIKEKKEVKKSKSWGRRSTRNKKSISYRFDEFDEAIEEAIEEDVKEAEGGGAGRGKDMSNITGHRGKDMSAILQADDGKENGQVPRPTAGQRRKKRRRLNDLDSDSTVDEEESEEEFCLSESSEEFVASDNESEAETGVESNHSEGSDTPHVTSRIRNVPQRRHSSRKRQRPSWYSDEEEESGEEEEDEIVTEGSSEFSDGDLDMSRRRSRRSRKAQVNYRETSESEGSQADTNRSKLKPRRRQESSDSEVSFSGDSEDESRGKRRAGSSEEDSRERRRRLALKRRRASEEDNSDDSSDDSSEEEDRPIRKRVNRIDSDDDEEEDTWVAKEAAEKADEESNLAGSKLEPPSSNGQGRIKSPEGHPPARDQLTNTEPPKNAGVTPAAPLAPNGVSGQDVAGQEDDEDDLLGVTDLVDYVCNNEDL is encoded by the exons ATGGCTGCTTCGGCGGCAACGGCGAGTTCTTCCCTTGGTTTGTGTCCTAATTATGCTGTGATTTGCTCCTTTCTGGAGCGTTACGGTGCTTTGCTGGACCTACCGGAGCTGACCTTTCCTCAGCTGGAGCGTTATCTGCAGGACACATCATCAG TTCCAAAGTTGCTGGTTGATCTCCATGTTAAGTTACTAAGGAAGATCGGCAAGTCGGTGTCAGCAGATAGGTGGGAGAAATATCTAGTAAAG GTGTGTCAGGAGTTTAATACAACATGGGCGTGGGAACTCGAACAGAAAGGATACAAGGAGATGCAAACAGAATGCAAAGCAGCCATTCTGAAA TACTTGTGTGAGTGCCAGTTTGATGAAAACGTGAAGTTTAAAACGGCCATCAATGAGGAAGACCCAGATAAGATGCGTATTCTGCCCATTGGCCGGGACAAAGATGGTCAGATGTACTGGTTTCAACTGGATCAAGATGACAATGTGCGCGTCTACGTGGAGGAACAGGACGATTTGGACGGGTCGTCCTGGAAGTGCATCGTCAA AACCAGAAACGACTTGGCTGAAGTGGTCGCTTTGCTCAAGACGCAAATTGATCCGGAGCTGCTAAAAAGGGAGCAGGAAAACATGGCAGAGTCTGAGAAGAAAGAGAACACGGAAG GTGAAGTTAAAAAGTCAGAGAGTTCGTCTGATGAAGACAGCAGAGACGGCGATGTTAAATGTTCTGTCTCACAGAAAGTTGACTGGGCTGACAACGGCGTCTCACAGAACAGCGTCATCGAGGGCAACGTCGAAGCGGAGTCGTGTTCAGAAAAACCCCCTGCGGATGTCAACATGTGCGACAAAAATCTGATCATTAAAAAAGAGCCGCCAGACATTTCTGACAGGAAGCCGAACAAAGAGACCATGGCTGTATCCATAAAGTCCGAGAATGGAGAAGAGGTGAAGACGAATGGAGAAGTTAAGAAGATCAGCCCTGAAGGGATCCAGCAAGCTCTCAAAACCCAGGAACAGGCCAAGATTCCTTTGAAAAAACGAGGGATGAAGTTTAGTGAAGACTTTGACAAAAACAGCAATATTATAGTCCCAAACCCATCCCTTCATCACGGGAACGAATGTGCAAAAACAGAGCTGGCCCCTGAGCAGGCGGGTAAGACGTTGGGCGTAAATGATCACGTTAACGGTGACGTCCAAGCCCAGGCAGAGAAAGAACCCCAGAGTGATTCAAAACCTAAAGAGACTGtgaggatggagcaggagaatTCACCTTCAGAGGCAAAAAATGAGGGTTTGACAGAAAAgccgtcagcagcagctccagtg GAGGCTCCAGCTGTAGCTCCAGTGGAGGCTCCAGCTGTAGCTCCAGCTGTAGCTCCAGAGGAGGCTCCAGCGGTGGCTCCAgaggaggctccagcagcagctccagtggtggctccagaggtggctccagctgtaGCTCCAGTGGTGGCTCCAGCTGTAGCTCCAgaggaggctccagcagcagctccagaggtggctccagtg gtagctccagcagcagctccagaggtggctccagTGGTGGCTCCAGCTGTAGCTCCAGTGGTGGCTTCAGTGGAGGCTCCAGTGGAGGCTTCAGTGGTGGCTCCAGTGGTGGCTCCAgaggaggctccagcagcagctccagaggtggctccagaggtggctccagca GTAGCTCCAGAGGTAgctccagag gtggctccagtggtggctccagcagcatctccagaggtggctccagcagcatctccagaggtagctccagcagcatctccggAGGTGGCTCCAGTGGTGGCTCCAGCAGTAgctccagaggtggctccagaggtggctccagaggtggctccagTGGTGGCTTCAGAGGTGGCTTCAGTGGTGGCTCCAGCAGTAgctccagaggtggctccagag GtagctccagcagcatctccggAGGTGGCTCCAGTGGTGGCTTCAGTGGTGGCTCCAGTGGTggctccagaggtggctccagaggtggctccagaggtggctccagaggtagctccagaggtggctccagTG GTAgctccagaggtggctccagAGGTAGCTCCAGAGGGGGCTCTGGTAGAGGCTCCAGCTGTAGCTCCAGCTGTAgctccagaggtggctccagTGACTGTGTCAGCGACGCCAATTTTGCCCAAAAACTCCAACAATCAACGTGAGAAAAGTCCCAATGACCACAAACACACTAGAAGTCCGAGTCTGAAACCTGATGAACGTCATTCAGCTGAGGAGTCAGATCGGACTGAAGGAACAAAGACGACGATGAAAGAAGGTTTAATCGACACAAGAGGAGACATTGAAGGAGAGAAAGCAGAAACCAGAGAACCCACAGACAAACCTGACGTTGAAATGGCAGAAATCCAAAAAGGGACCAGCCAAGAGGCCAAAAATGCTGTCAAAACTGCAGCCGAGGAAATGGTAACTGAAACAAACAGTgcagaagctccagaaaaggtggAATCTTCTAAGGTGAAAACATTCGACCACGGagatgcagaaggaaaagcCAGCATGGCCTCGGAGAAGGAAACATCCCAGCATTCAGAGGGAACAGCAAACTCTGACGGTGGAATCAAAGAGGACTCCACAGTTGCCGGCGAAAGTAAGATGTGGGTGGAAAAAcctgcaggaaaagaagaaccaTCTCATCCTTCGGAGGGGAGAAACACAGTGAGACAACCTGACCCAAGGCCTTCAAGgacagaagaagatggagagcgGAAGAGTCTGTCGTCGGACAACAAAGATGACGCCAACGATAAAAATGCAGCGCTCCCAACCCTAGATCCTCCAGCAGAGGCCAACGAAGATGAAGAGAAGCTAGAAGAGGAAATGCAGAACAAAGCTGAATGTAAAACCAAGGATGGTTTGTCACAGACGCCCTCCAAGCCTGATGCAGGAAACGAAACTGAGCAACAAAACAAGGACGAAAAGAAGACGGAGGTCTGCTCGCTCGAAGAGACGCCAGTCAGGACTCAGGCCAGAACTAAACGGCCGGTTCACCGCAGGCGAGCCGAAGTCCAGATGGAGGATTGGCCAACGGATGCCGAATCGGACGCTAACGTGGGCAGATCGCTGCGGAGATCCCCTAGAATCTCAAGACCAACTGCAAAGGCTGTAGAGATCCACGACAAAGTGAGCCAGAACACCACGCCGGCGGAGAAGCCGGAGGATGAGAAGAGCGcgaaggaaaaagaggaagaggaggagctggaggaagccaaGGCCACGCAGAAGAAACCAAGGGAGAAAAAGGTTGATCAGGAAGGTCAAACCAAGTCAAAG GGAAGGAAGCGGCGGAGGGTCCGATGGTCCAACACACGGACGCATCGCAAAAAGCGAAGCTCTGAAGATGACGCCAGCGACCAGGAGTCGagcgaagaggaggagagcgaagaAGAGGACGACAGTGACGAGGACTATAAGGTGGAGCGAGGCAGAAGGCGGCGGAATCGCAACCGGGAGCGACGCAGCTCGGACTCCTCCACATCCTCGGATGATGACCTACCTCCAAACGACGACCCCTGTAAACACTGTGGTCTTCCAAATCACCCTGAGCTG ATCTTACTGTGCGATTCCTGTGACAGCGGCTACCACACGGCCTGCCTGAGGCCCCCCCTCATGATCATCCCTGATGGCGAATGGTTCTGCCCGCCCTGTCAGCAC AAGCAGCTGTGCGACAAACTGCAAGAGCAACTGCAAAACCTGGACGCCGCGTTGAAGAAGAAggaaagagcagagaggag GAAAGAGCGATTGATCTACGTTGGAATTAGCGTTGAAAACATCATCGCCCCCTCG gtggaggaggagccaaAGCCCGAGAtcatcaaagagaagaaagaagtgaAGAAAAGCAAGAGCTGGGGTCGAAGGTCAACGAGGAACAAGAAATCCATCAGCTACAG GTTTGATGAATTTGATGAGGCGATCGAGGAGGCCATCGAGGAAGACGTGAAAGAAGCAGAAGGCGGAG GAGCAGGACGGGGCAAAGACATGTCCAACATCACCGGCCATCGAGGAAAAGACATGTCCGCCATCCTGCAGGCCGACGACGGAAAAGAGAACGGCCAGGTACCGCGACCCACCGCCGGGCAGCGCAGGAAGAAACGCCGGCGCCTGAACGACCTGGACAGTGACAGCACcgtggacgaggaggagagcgaggaagagTTTTGTCTAAGCGAAAG CTCAGAGGAGTTTGTCGCCTCCGACAATGAATCGGAGGCCGAAACGGGCGTAGAGTCCAACCACAGCGAAGGCAGCGACACGCCTCACGTGACATCGCGAATCAGAAACGTGCCGCAGCGCCGACACAGctccaggaagaggcagaggccGAGTTGGTACTCGGACGAAGaagaggagagtggagaggaagaggaagatgaaataG TGACCGAAGGCTCCAGCGAGTTTAGTGACGGAGATCTGGACATGAGTCGACGGCGTTCCCGGCGGAGTCGGAAGGCTCAGGTGAACTACAGAGAGACCTCCGAGTCTGAAGGTTCTCAGGCCGACACCAATCGGTCCAAGCTGAAACCCAGGAGACGGCAGGAGAGCTCTGACAGCGAAG tcaGTTTCTCCGGCGACTCTGAGGATGAGTccagggggaagaggagagcggGCTCTTCTGAGGAGGACTCCAGAGAACGACGCAGGAGGCTTGCGCTGAAACGGCGACGGGCCTCCGAAGAGGACAACTCTGACGACTCGTCCGACGACTcctcggaggaggaggatcggCCCATCCGCAAAAGAGTGAATCGCATCGACTCGGACgacgacgaggaggaggacacttGGGTGGCAAAGGAAGCCGCTGAGAAAGCGGATGAAGAATCAAACCTTGCAGGCAGTAAACTGGAGCCGCCGTCCAGTAACGGACAGGGTCGAATAAAGAGCCCTGAGGGGCACCCCCCCGCCAGAGACCAGCTCACGAATACGGAGCCGCCCAAAAACGCCGGCGTCACGCCAGCCGCCCCCTTAGCACCAAACGGCGTGTCCGGCCAAGACgtggcaggacaggaggacgacGAAGACGACCTGTTAGGAGTCACAGACCTCGTGGACTACGTCTGCAATAACGAAGACttgtaa